The following proteins are co-located in the Solanum pennellii chromosome 8, SPENNV200 genome:
- the LOC107028709 gene encoding transcription factor MYC2-like, whose translation MTEYSLPTMNLWNNSTSDDNVSMMEAFMSSDLSFWATNTTNSTSAAVVGVNSNLPHTNNNTPSVFAPSSSTSASTLSAAATVDASKSMPFFNQETLQQRLQALIDGARETWTYAIFWQSSVVDFSSPSVLGWGDGYYKGEEDKAKRKLSVSSPAYIAEQEHRKKVLRELNSLISGAPPGTDDAVDEEVTDTEWFFLISMTQSFVNGSGLPGQALYSSSPIWVAGTEKLAASHCERVRQAQGFGLQTIVCIPSANGVVELGSTELIVQSSDLMNKVRVLFNFSNDLGSGSWAVQPESDPSALWLTDPSSSGMEVRESLNTVQTNSVPSSNSNKQIAYGNENNHPSGNGQSCYNQKNPPQQQTQGFFTRELNFSEFGFDGSSNRNGNSSVSCKPESGEILNFGDSTKKSASSANVNLFTGQSQFGAGEENINNKNKKRSATSRGSNEEGMLSFVSGTILPSSGMKSGGGGGEDSEHSDLEASVVKEADSSRVVEPEKRPRKRGRKPANGREEPLNHVEAERQRREKLNQRFYALRAVVPNVSKMDKASLLGDAISYINELKSKLQNTESDKEDLKSQIEDLKKESRRPGPPPPPNQDLKMSSHTGGKIVDVDIDVKIIGWDAMIRIQCNKKNHPAARLMAALMELDLDVHHASVSVVNDLMIQQATVKMGSRHYTEEQLRVALTSKIAETH comes from the coding sequence ATGACTGAATACAGCTTGCCCACCATGAATTTGTGGAACAATAGTACTAGCGATGATAACGTTTCTATGATGGAAGCTTTTATGTCTTCTGATCTTTCTTTTTGGGCTACTAATACTACTAATTCTACTTCTGCTGCTGTGGTTGGTGTcaattcaaatcttcctcatactaataataatactccctctgttttTGCTCCATCTTCTTCTACATCTGCGTCTACTTTATCCGCAGCTGCGACTGTGGATGCTTCCAAATCTATGCCGTTTTTCAACCAAGAAACCCTTCAGCAGCGTCTTCAAGCTCTTATTGATGGTGCTAGAGAGACGTGGACTTATGCTATCTTTTGGCAATCGTCGGTTGTTGATTTCTCAAGTCCGTCTGTGTTGGGTTGGGGAGATGGTTATTACAAAGGGGAAGAAGATAAAGCCAAGAGGAAATTATCGGTTTCATCACCTGCTTATATTGCTGAGCAGGAGCACCGGAAGAAGGTTCTACGGGAGCTGAATTCGTTGATTTCCGGGGCACCACCTGGAACGGATGATGCTGTTGATGAAGAAGTTACCGACACCGAATGGTTCTTTCTTATCTCCATGACGCAATCGTTTGTGAATGGAAGTGGTCTTCCTGGTCAGGCGTTGTATAGTTCCAGTCCGATTTGGGTCGCCGGAACTGAGAAATTGGCAGCTTCACACTGTGAACGTGTTAGGCAAGCACAAGGGTTCGGGCTTCAGACTATTGTCTGTATTCCTTCAGCTAACGGCGTGGTTGAATTGGGCTCGACGGAGTTGATTGTTCAAAGTTCTGATCTTATGAACAAGGTTAGAGTATTGTTTAACTTCAGTAATGATTTGGGTTCTGGTTCATGGGCTGTGCAGCCGGAGAGCGACCCATCGGCGCTTTGGCTCACTGATCCATCGTCCTCGGGCATGGAAGTTAGAGAGTCTTTAAATACAGTTCAAACAAATTCAGTTCCATCTAGTAATAGTAATAAGCAAATTGCTTATGGAAATGAGAATAATCATCCATCTGGAAATGGTCAGAGTTGTTACAATCAGAAGAATCCTCCTCAGCAACAAACCCAAGGATTCTTCACGAGGGAGTTGAATTTTTCGGAATTCGGTTTCGATGGAAGTAGTAATAGGAATGGAAATTCATCGGTTTCTTGCAAGCCTGAATCAggagaaatcttgaattttggTGATAGTACTAAAAAAAGTGCTTCCAGTGCCAATGTGAACTTGTTTACAGGTCAGTCCCAATTTGGGGCTGGGGAGGAGAATATTAAcaataagaacaagaaaagaTCAGCTACTTCCAGGGGAAGCAATGAAGAAGGAATGCTTTCATTTGTTTCAGGTACAATTTTGCCTTCTTCGGGCATGAAGTCAGGTGGAGGCGGAGGCGAAGACTCTGAACATTCAGATCTCGAGGCTTCAGTGGTGAAAGAAGCTGATAGTAGTAGAGTGGTAGAACCGGAGAAGAGGCCAAGGAAGCGAGGTAGAAAGCCAGCGAATGGACGGGAGGAGCCATTGAATCACGTCGAGGCAGAGAGGCAAAGGAGGGAGAAATTGAACCAAAGATTCTACGCGCTTAGAGCTGTTGTACCAAATGTGTCTAAGATGGACAAGGCATCACTTCTTGGAGATGCTATTTCCTATATAAACGAGTTGAAATCGAAGCTTCAAAATACAGAGTCAGATAAAGAAGACTTGAAGAGCCAAATAGAAGATTTAAAGAAAGAATCAAGGCGCCCCGGTCCTCCTCCACCACCAAATCAAGATCTCAAGATGTCTAGCCACACTGGAGGCAAGATTGTAGACGTGGATATAGACGTTAAGATAATCGGATGGGATGCAATGATTCGTATACAATGTAATAAAAAGAATCATCCAGCCGCAAGGCTAATGGCAGCGCTCATGGAATTAGACCTAGACGTGCATCATGCCAGTGTTTCAGTTGTCAACGATTTGATGATCCAACAAGCCACAGTGAAAATGGGTAGCAGACATTACACTGAAGAGCAGCTTAGGGTAGCGTTGACATCGAAAATTGCTGAAACACACTAA